In Camelus dromedarius isolate mCamDro1 chromosome 4, mCamDro1.pat, whole genome shotgun sequence, the following are encoded in one genomic region:
- the FIGN gene encoding fidgetin isoform X1 codes for MISSTSVYGLKMQWTPEHAQWPEQHFDITSTTRSPAHKVEAYRGHLQRTYQYAWANDDISALTASNLLKKYAEKYSGILEGPVDRPVLSNYSDAPSGLVNGRKNEGEPWQPSLNSDAVYPMNCVPDVITASKAGVSSALPPADVSASIGSSPGVASNLTEPSYSSSTCGSHTVPSLHTGLPSQEYAPGYNGSYLHSAYSSQPAPALPSPHPSPLHSSGLLQPPPPPPPPPALVPGYNGTSNLSSYSYPSASYPPQTAVGSGYSPGGAPPPPSAYLPSGIPAPTPLPPTTVPGYTYQGHGLTPIAPSALTNSSASSLKRKAFYMAGQGDMDSSYGNYSYGQQRSTQSPMYRMPDNSISNSNRGNGFDRSAETSSLAFKPTKQLMSSEQQRKFSSQSSRALTPPSYSTAKNSLGSRSSESFGKYTSPVMSEHGDEHRQLLSHPMQGPGLRAATSSNHSVDEQLKNTDTHLIDLVTNEIITQGPPVDWNDIAGLDLVKAVIKEEVLWPVLRSDAFSGLTALPRSILFFGPRGTGKTLLGRCIASQLGATFFKIAGSGLVAKWLGEAEKIIHASFLVARCRQPSVIFVSDIDMLLSSQVSEEHSPVSRMRTEFLMQLDTVLTSAEDQIVVICATSKPEEIDESLRRYFMKRLLIPLPDSTARHQIIVQLLSQHNYCLNDKEFALLVQRTEGFSGLDVAHLCQEAAVGPLHAMPATDLSAIMPSQLRPITYQDFENAFCKIQPSISQKELDMYVEWNKMFGCSQ; via the coding sequence CCGGAGCATGCCCAGTGGCCAGAACAGCACTTTGACATCACCTCCACCACTCGGTCTCCTGCCCACAAAGTTGAAGCCTACAGAGGTCATTTGCAGCGCACCTACCAGTATGCCTGGGCAAATGATGACATATCTGCTCTGACTGCATCCAACCTACTAAAAAAATATGCAGAGAAGTATTCTGGCATTTTGGAAGGCCCTGTGGACCGACCTGTACTCAGCAACTACTCAGATGCACCATCAGGACTGGTGAACGGTCGGAAAAACGAAGGCGAACCCTGGCAGCCTTCCTTAAATTCAGATGCTGTTTATCCCATGAACTGTGTTCCAGATGTTATCACTGCCAGCAAAGCTGGAGTCAGTtcagccctccctccagcagaTGTCTCTGCAAGTATAGGGAGCTCTCCTGGGGTGGCCAGCAACCTGACAGAACCTAGTTATTCGAGTAGTACCTGTGGAAGCCACACTGTACCTAGTCTTCATACAGGGCTCCCATCTCAGGAATATGCCCCGGGATACAACGGCTCATATCTGCATTCTGCTTACAGTAGCCAGCCAGCACCTGCACTTCCTTCCCCACATCCGTCTCCTTTGCATAGCTCTGGGCTCctacagccaccaccaccacctcctccgcCACCAGCCCTGGTCCCAGGCTACAATGGGACTTCTAACCTCTCCAGTTACAGCTACCCCTCTGCTAGCTATCCTCCTCAGACTGCTGTGGGATCTGGGTACAGCCCTGGGGgtgctccccctcctccttcagcATACCTGCCTTCAGGAATTCCTgctcccacccccctgccccccaccactgTTCCTGGCTACACCTACCAGGGTCACGGTTTGACGCCTATCGCACCCTCGGCTCTGACAAACAGTTCGGCTAGTTCTCTCAAAAGGAAAGCTTTCTATATGGCAGGGCAAGGAGACATGGACTCCAGTTATGGAAATTACAGCTATGGCCAACAGAGATCTACACAGAGTCCTATGTACAGAATGCCCGACAACAGCATTTCAAACTCAAATCGGGGGAATGGCTTTGACAGAAGTGCTGAAACATCATCCTTAGCATTTAAGCCAACGAAGCAGCTAATGTCctctgaacagcaaaggaaattcaGCAGTCAGTCCAGTAGGGCTCTGACCCCTCCTTCCTATAGTACTGCTAAAAATTCATTGGGATCAAGATCCAGTGAATCCTTTGGGAAGTACACGTCGCCAGTAATGAGTGAGCATGGGGACGAGCACAGGCAGCTCCTCTCTCACCCAATGCAAGGTCCTGGACTCCGTGCAGCTACCTCATCCAACCACTCTGTGGACGAGCAACTGAAGAATACTGACACGCACCTCATTGACCTGGTAACCAATGAGATTATCACCCAAGGACCGCCAGTGGACTGGAATGACATTGCTGGTCTTGACCTGGTAAAGGCTGTCATTAAAGAGGAGGTTTTATGGCCAGTGTTGAGGTCAGATGCATTCAGTGGGCTGACTGCCTTACCTCGGAGCATCCTTTTCTTTGGACCTCGGggaacaggcaaaacattattggGCAGATGCATAGCTAGTCAGCTGGGGGCCACATTTTTCAAAATCGCTGGTTCTGGACTTGTCGCCAAGTGGTtaggagaagcagagaaaattatCCATGCCTCTTTCCTTGTGGCCAGATGTCGCCAGCCCTCAGTGATTTTTGTTAGTGACATTGACATGCTTCTCTCCTCTCAAGTGAGTGAGGAACACAGTCCAGTCAGTCGGATGAGAACCGAATTTCTGATGCAGCTGGACACTGTACTAACTTCAGCTGAGGACCAAATCGTAGTAATTTGTGCCACCAGTAAACCAGAAGAAATAGATGAATCTCTTCGGAGGTACTTCATGAAACGACTTTTAATCCCACTTCCTGACAGCACAGCGAGGCACCAGATCATAGTACAACTGCTCTCACAGCACAATTACTGTCTCAATGACAAGGAGTTTGCACTGCTTGTCCAGCGCACAGAAGGCTTTTCTGGACTAGATGTGGCTCATTTGTGTCAGGAAGCAGCAGTGGGCCCCCTCCATGCCATGCCAGCCACAGACCTTTCAGCCATTATGCCCAGCCAGTTGAGGCCCATTACATATCAAGACTTTGAAAATGCTTTCTGCAAGATTCAGCCTAGCATATCTCAAAAAGAGCTTGATATGTATGTTGAATGGAACAAAATGTTTGGTTGCAGTCAGTga
- the FIGN gene encoding fidgetin isoform X2, whose amino-acid sequence MQWTPEHAQWPEQHFDITSTTRSPAHKVEAYRGHLQRTYQYAWANDDISALTASNLLKKYAEKYSGILEGPVDRPVLSNYSDAPSGLVNGRKNEGEPWQPSLNSDAVYPMNCVPDVITASKAGVSSALPPADVSASIGSSPGVASNLTEPSYSSSTCGSHTVPSLHTGLPSQEYAPGYNGSYLHSAYSSQPAPALPSPHPSPLHSSGLLQPPPPPPPPPALVPGYNGTSNLSSYSYPSASYPPQTAVGSGYSPGGAPPPPSAYLPSGIPAPTPLPPTTVPGYTYQGHGLTPIAPSALTNSSASSLKRKAFYMAGQGDMDSSYGNYSYGQQRSTQSPMYRMPDNSISNSNRGNGFDRSAETSSLAFKPTKQLMSSEQQRKFSSQSSRALTPPSYSTAKNSLGSRSSESFGKYTSPVMSEHGDEHRQLLSHPMQGPGLRAATSSNHSVDEQLKNTDTHLIDLVTNEIITQGPPVDWNDIAGLDLVKAVIKEEVLWPVLRSDAFSGLTALPRSILFFGPRGTGKTLLGRCIASQLGATFFKIAGSGLVAKWLGEAEKIIHASFLVARCRQPSVIFVSDIDMLLSSQVSEEHSPVSRMRTEFLMQLDTVLTSAEDQIVVICATSKPEEIDESLRRYFMKRLLIPLPDSTARHQIIVQLLSQHNYCLNDKEFALLVQRTEGFSGLDVAHLCQEAAVGPLHAMPATDLSAIMPSQLRPITYQDFENAFCKIQPSISQKELDMYVEWNKMFGCSQ is encoded by the coding sequence CCGGAGCATGCCCAGTGGCCAGAACAGCACTTTGACATCACCTCCACCACTCGGTCTCCTGCCCACAAAGTTGAAGCCTACAGAGGTCATTTGCAGCGCACCTACCAGTATGCCTGGGCAAATGATGACATATCTGCTCTGACTGCATCCAACCTACTAAAAAAATATGCAGAGAAGTATTCTGGCATTTTGGAAGGCCCTGTGGACCGACCTGTACTCAGCAACTACTCAGATGCACCATCAGGACTGGTGAACGGTCGGAAAAACGAAGGCGAACCCTGGCAGCCTTCCTTAAATTCAGATGCTGTTTATCCCATGAACTGTGTTCCAGATGTTATCACTGCCAGCAAAGCTGGAGTCAGTtcagccctccctccagcagaTGTCTCTGCAAGTATAGGGAGCTCTCCTGGGGTGGCCAGCAACCTGACAGAACCTAGTTATTCGAGTAGTACCTGTGGAAGCCACACTGTACCTAGTCTTCATACAGGGCTCCCATCTCAGGAATATGCCCCGGGATACAACGGCTCATATCTGCATTCTGCTTACAGTAGCCAGCCAGCACCTGCACTTCCTTCCCCACATCCGTCTCCTTTGCATAGCTCTGGGCTCctacagccaccaccaccacctcctccgcCACCAGCCCTGGTCCCAGGCTACAATGGGACTTCTAACCTCTCCAGTTACAGCTACCCCTCTGCTAGCTATCCTCCTCAGACTGCTGTGGGATCTGGGTACAGCCCTGGGGgtgctccccctcctccttcagcATACCTGCCTTCAGGAATTCCTgctcccacccccctgccccccaccactgTTCCTGGCTACACCTACCAGGGTCACGGTTTGACGCCTATCGCACCCTCGGCTCTGACAAACAGTTCGGCTAGTTCTCTCAAAAGGAAAGCTTTCTATATGGCAGGGCAAGGAGACATGGACTCCAGTTATGGAAATTACAGCTATGGCCAACAGAGATCTACACAGAGTCCTATGTACAGAATGCCCGACAACAGCATTTCAAACTCAAATCGGGGGAATGGCTTTGACAGAAGTGCTGAAACATCATCCTTAGCATTTAAGCCAACGAAGCAGCTAATGTCctctgaacagcaaaggaaattcaGCAGTCAGTCCAGTAGGGCTCTGACCCCTCCTTCCTATAGTACTGCTAAAAATTCATTGGGATCAAGATCCAGTGAATCCTTTGGGAAGTACACGTCGCCAGTAATGAGTGAGCATGGGGACGAGCACAGGCAGCTCCTCTCTCACCCAATGCAAGGTCCTGGACTCCGTGCAGCTACCTCATCCAACCACTCTGTGGACGAGCAACTGAAGAATACTGACACGCACCTCATTGACCTGGTAACCAATGAGATTATCACCCAAGGACCGCCAGTGGACTGGAATGACATTGCTGGTCTTGACCTGGTAAAGGCTGTCATTAAAGAGGAGGTTTTATGGCCAGTGTTGAGGTCAGATGCATTCAGTGGGCTGACTGCCTTACCTCGGAGCATCCTTTTCTTTGGACCTCGGggaacaggcaaaacattattggGCAGATGCATAGCTAGTCAGCTGGGGGCCACATTTTTCAAAATCGCTGGTTCTGGACTTGTCGCCAAGTGGTtaggagaagcagagaaaattatCCATGCCTCTTTCCTTGTGGCCAGATGTCGCCAGCCCTCAGTGATTTTTGTTAGTGACATTGACATGCTTCTCTCCTCTCAAGTGAGTGAGGAACACAGTCCAGTCAGTCGGATGAGAACCGAATTTCTGATGCAGCTGGACACTGTACTAACTTCAGCTGAGGACCAAATCGTAGTAATTTGTGCCACCAGTAAACCAGAAGAAATAGATGAATCTCTTCGGAGGTACTTCATGAAACGACTTTTAATCCCACTTCCTGACAGCACAGCGAGGCACCAGATCATAGTACAACTGCTCTCACAGCACAATTACTGTCTCAATGACAAGGAGTTTGCACTGCTTGTCCAGCGCACAGAAGGCTTTTCTGGACTAGATGTGGCTCATTTGTGTCAGGAAGCAGCAGTGGGCCCCCTCCATGCCATGCCAGCCACAGACCTTTCAGCCATTATGCCCAGCCAGTTGAGGCCCATTACATATCAAGACTTTGAAAATGCTTTCTGCAAGATTCAGCCTAGCATATCTCAAAAAGAGCTTGATATGTATGTTGAATGGAACAAAATGTTTGGTTGCAGTCAGTga